A region of bacterium DNA encodes the following proteins:
- a CDS encoding dipeptidase produces the protein MTPTTSSDPLIFDGHNDTILSLVKTGRSFFDRTGEGHIDLPRARSGGLGGGFFAVYIYDPIAVEMSKGDRAAPDAAMKLYADESTWPEPMPLDYAQSQALHLLGRLLRIAQASNGQVKIVHTASELQECLRGGVFAMLLHFEGAEPLDPDGYALEAFHAAGLRSVGLTHSRRNRYAQGVPFKFPSSPDIGAGLTDRGKELVRQLVRRKVMIDLSHITERGFWDVAALSTAPLVATHSNAHVLSASPRNLTDKQLDAVRESRGIVGLNYHVGFLRGDGGRDPHVPLSRMVDHVQHMVERMGIDHVGLGSDFDGATMPAELKDAAGLPKLLQALRDRGYAGEDLRKLAHGNWVRVLRETWGE, from the coding sequence ATGACACCGACGACGTCCAGCGATCCCCTGATTTTCGACGGGCATAACGACACGATCCTCAGCCTGGTCAAGACCGGGCGGTCGTTCTTCGACCGCACGGGCGAGGGGCACATCGATCTGCCCCGCGCCCGCAGCGGCGGGCTGGGAGGCGGGTTCTTCGCCGTGTACATCTATGACCCCATCGCCGTGGAGATGAGCAAGGGCGACCGCGCGGCTCCCGACGCGGCGATGAAGCTGTACGCCGACGAGAGCACGTGGCCCGAGCCGATGCCGCTCGACTACGCCCAGTCGCAGGCGCTGCACCTCTTGGGACGGCTGCTGCGGATCGCGCAGGCCTCGAACGGGCAGGTCAAGATCGTGCACACCGCGTCCGAACTTCAGGAGTGCCTCCGGGGCGGCGTCTTCGCCATGCTCTTGCACTTCGAGGGGGCCGAACCCCTTGACCCCGACGGGTACGCGCTCGAGGCGTTCCACGCCGCAGGGCTGCGTTCGGTCGGGCTGACGCACAGCCGGCGCAATCGGTATGCGCAGGGGGTCCCGTTCAAATTCCCGAGTTCGCCGGACATCGGTGCGGGGCTGACCGATCGCGGCAAAGAGCTGGTCCGCCAACTGGTCCGTCGCAAGGTGATGATCGATCTCTCGCACATCACCGAGCGAGGTTTCTGGGACGTTGCCGCCCTCTCCACCGCGCCCTTGGTGGCGACGCATTCGAACGCCCACGTGCTCTCCGCGTCGCCGCGGAACTTGACGGACAAGCAGCTGGACGCGGTCCGGGAGAGCCGAGGAATCGTCGGCCTCAACTATCACGTCGGGTTTCTGCGCGGGGACGGGGGGCGGGATCCCCACGTCCCCCTCTCCCGCATGGTCGATCACGTCCAGCACATGGTGGAGCGGATGGGGATCGACCACGTCGGCCTGGGCTCGGATTTCGACGGGGCGACGATGCCCGCGGAACTGAAGGATGCCGCCGGGCTGCCCAAGCTCCTCCAGGCGCTGCGCGATCGCGGGTATGCGGGGGAGGATCTCCGGAAGCTCGCCCACGGCAACTGGGTCCGGGTCCTGCGGGAGACCTGGGGCGAGTAG
- a CDS encoding N-acyl homoserine lactonase family protein, with product MAATYEIDALSPGGREVDWSTRLFMAPSGETTTSAYFLWLLRGPAGPILVDTGFTPRLAKAKGLSDQLKLRTRDELLATAGVDPNAVKTVILTHTHWDHFDLEGFLPKATFWVQRREVEFWDGFGGQDRWTRRFLSDCYAQDLEAVRSSGRLNVVDGNLELVEGVRLEWVGGHSPGMQIVVVQTGKGPFVIANDALTTYRNLRDWVPPAIHLNSVAECLGAMARIKSVANGDEGRICPGHDGEVWKKFPEVKPGVYRLA from the coding sequence ATGGCCGCAACCTATGAGATCGACGCGCTGAGCCCGGGCGGGCGCGAGGTGGATTGGTCCACCCGACTCTTCATGGCGCCGAGTGGGGAGACCACGACGTCGGCCTACTTCCTGTGGTTATTGCGGGGGCCGGCCGGGCCGATCCTCGTGGATACCGGGTTCACCCCGCGTCTCGCCAAAGCCAAGGGGTTGTCGGATCAGCTGAAGCTGCGCACGCGCGACGAACTGCTTGCCACCGCCGGGGTCGACCCGAATGCGGTCAAGACCGTAATCCTCACCCACACGCATTGGGACCACTTCGATCTCGAAGGATTCCTCCCCAAGGCAACCTTTTGGGTTCAGCGCCGGGAAGTGGAGTTCTGGGACGGGTTCGGCGGCCAGGACCGATGGACGCGCCGCTTCCTCAGCGACTGCTACGCCCAGGACCTGGAGGCGGTGCGCTCGAGCGGGCGGCTCAACGTGGTCGACGGCAACCTCGAGCTCGTCGAGGGCGTGCGTTTGGAGTGGGTGGGCGGTCATTCGCCCGGGATGCAGATCGTGGTCGTGCAGACGGGCAAGGGGCCGTTCGTGATCGCCAACGACGCCTTGACGACCTACCGCAACCTCCGCGACTGGGTCCCGCCCGCGATCCACCTCAACAGCGTCGCGGAGTGCCTGGGGGCGATGGCCCGGATCAAGAGCGTGGCAAACGGCGACGAGGGGCGGATCTGTCCCGGGCACGACGGGGAAGTGTGGAAGAAGTTTCCCGAGGTCAAGCCGGGGGTCTACCGCCTCGCCTGA
- a CDS encoding D-2-hydroxyacid dehydrogenase family protein, translating to MRVAILDDYQGVAATLADWDALGPDTEVHVYRDHLKDAGRVGERLAPIHAVVAMRERTPFPGPLLQRLPELRLLVTTGMANASIDVDSATRLGIVVCGTGGLKYPTAELTWGLILSLARHIPHEDRATRGGHWQTTLGTGLQGKVLGVIGLGTLGSQVATIGRAFGMTVIAWSQNLTGERAAQFGATLVSKDELLSRADVVTIHLKLSARTTGVLGRREFGLMKPSALLVNTSRGPIIDETAMIEALEQRTLAGAGLDVFDDEPLPLDHPFRRLERVVITPHLGYVTVEGYEVFYRDAADDIRAFLAGTPVRVLNPAVLSSSHLRRRPQ from the coding sequence CTGAGGGTCGCGATCCTCGACGACTACCAAGGCGTCGCCGCGACCCTGGCGGACTGGGACGCGCTCGGCCCGGACACCGAGGTCCACGTCTACCGCGACCACCTGAAGGACGCGGGTCGCGTCGGCGAGCGTCTCGCACCGATTCACGCCGTGGTCGCCATGCGCGAGCGCACCCCTTTTCCTGGGCCGTTGCTGCAGCGGTTGCCCGAGCTTCGCCTGTTAGTCACGACGGGGATGGCCAACGCCTCAATCGACGTGGACAGCGCCACACGGTTGGGGATCGTGGTCTGCGGGACGGGCGGCCTCAAGTACCCGACCGCGGAGCTCACCTGGGGGTTGATCCTGTCTCTGGCGCGTCACATTCCCCACGAGGACCGGGCGACGCGGGGCGGCCACTGGCAAACGACGCTCGGCACCGGGCTGCAGGGGAAGGTGCTCGGGGTCATCGGGCTCGGGACGCTCGGCTCGCAAGTGGCGACGATCGGGCGCGCGTTTGGCATGACGGTGATCGCGTGGAGCCAGAATCTGACCGGCGAGCGCGCGGCGCAGTTCGGGGCGACCCTGGTGTCGAAGGATGAACTCCTCTCCCGCGCGGACGTCGTCACGATCCACCTGAAGCTGAGCGCCCGGACGACCGGCGTGCTGGGGCGGCGGGAGTTCGGCCTGATGAAGCCGAGTGCGCTGCTGGTCAACACCTCGCGCGGGCCCATCATCGACGAGACGGCCATGATCGAGGCGCTCGAGCAGCGGACGCTGGCCGGGGCCGGCCTGGATGTGTTCGATGACGAGCCGCTGCCCCTCGACCATCCGTTTCGACGGCTGGAGCGCGTGGTGATCACCCCCCACCTCGGGTACGTGACGGTTGAGGGCTACGAGGTCTTCTACCGGGACGCCGCGGACGACATTCGGGCCTTCCTGGCGGGGACCCCGGTCCGGGTGCTCAACCCCGCCGTCCTCTCCTCCTCACACCTCCGGCGCCGTCCCCAATAG